In the genome of Chrysoperla carnea chromosome 5, inChrCarn1.1, whole genome shotgun sequence, the window CAGCTGACAAGTAGGGAAATCATTTTGTTGTATCCAGacgaaactttttaaataatattttttggaaaatgatttaaaaattattttcttcgaaaaaatttatagaagaaCTTTTCCACCTTGGTACAAAacgatttttctattattattaaaataattcgtaATTTTATAACACATCATAATAACCAGAAAGTGTAAGAGATTCAAGTAAATCTCTTTTCCGTCTTAAAAACAATGATCTTCCAACATTCGTGCAAGTTGACATCTTTTCGCACGATTTTGTAACAGGATTAAAACCATAACCTTTTGGACAAATATTTGATGTTATCGAATATGCTCCATTTGAAGTTCGAACACAATTATAATACGCATggcaatttaaattattcgcAATGTAGCCTTCTCGCTTGCAAACGGGTTCACAAACGGCAGTTTGTTGATTGAATACATATTCACCTTTGCATAgtttcacaataattttttcgtttgaattAGCAGCAGGGCATTTAGCATAGTTCGCTGGGTATGGTGGATATCTGATAAGCTTGCCTGCATTAGCGGTATTACAATATCGATCAATTGAAAGACATTGTGTACTAGTTATGCATCTACCTTGTGCAGCGTTAAATTGTGTTCGCTGTGGACATTTTACGACTGTGCCTATAAATCCATTTTCTCCATCagatatacattgtatatattGTGAACAATCGGTTGGATCTGGACGTGTTCCATTATTATAGCATTCTTTTACTTCTGGTGCTTCTGTGTCTGGATCACATACATTTTCAGCTACGCATTGCCCTGTCTGTTTATCACAATATGGAAGATTGGGGTTTTGTACTTTACATTGAATAGTGAACTCCGGCTCGGCGTCACCTTCCTCTGCACAGGATTGTAAAGTTTCACAGTCAAAGCAGGTAAGACCCGCCTCTTCACAATATGCTGGTGTTGACGGTGTACTCGCTGCTTCTGCTTCTGCTTCTATTTCTTCGGCTTTTACTAAACCATTTTTCTAGAAAcggttaattatttatatgtatctaataatttaaaataacctgTAATGATAAAGTTGAAATGCTTGAATGCCTAGTCTCGGACAAGAGTATTCCGATTTCGATGAGAATTTCCCGGAGAGTTACTTCTTAGAGCAAATTCTAGCCTCCCCCCCCCcctctttattattttaaatgttaaggAGAAAACCGAAAGTATATAATAAGCTATCAAGCACATAATTTATTGTTGGAGTGAACATATCCTTAAGGTGCCCCACttataaatatctaaaacaaCAGAACATCAGAAATTTATGAGTTAAAATTGCTTccaatgattaaaatattacatattagtttttagttttattttgaaatttgggcactttaatttcttcaataagtcaaaagttattaacccaataaaatttcattgcaCCAAACTCCACCATTATGACATCTCCGTTAcgaaaactgaataaaaaatgGTTTGAGTTAAGAAATGTATAGTAACAAGCCACATTCTCTTCACTTTTATAATCGGGGAGTATTTGCCAATCAAAAAACACTTGATTTTTATGccctatattaaaaaatcaggtAATTCTATCGAAATCGTTTCCTAAGAAGTTCGGCGAATTTGAGAACATTCTAATATTAGGTAATAGTGTAAATATTTCTGCTTACCATAATACATAAGCACCCGAAAAGAATTACTAGGAAAGTTTTCATTGTGAAAATAGGTTCTTgactaattaaataattccttatcaagaaaatatatacatttatcataaaagaaaaaaaaattttcacaataaatatttgattttgctctCTTGTTTTGGATGATCAATTCTACGAATTAATAAGCATCACTACattgaaaactattcaaatcGGCATTGATAAATCGTTTATGCAATCTATTAAAATCTTCGACTTTCAgttaatcaattgttttttatactctgtatatatatgtacctaatatatatcaaggtatgctaattttagtaccaagtttgtaacgcttaaaaatattgatgatatgagaaaattttttgtatataagtgttcataatCACCTAATCAGCCCATTCCCGTCTGTTCAGCATGCaaactcaaaaaacgaaaagaaaactCAAGttttgatgtccattttctccaaaactattaaagataGGGAGTTAAAACCTTGTAGCCTCAACTAatgatattgtaaaatatttttgaaaaatgaaaaaaaaaaaattctgaaaattaatttcgaatattttcggaAACCCAACAAATGGCGGTCGAAAGCTTTCTATACgtatttactttatattattttaaatccataaaattgatATCATTTGCCACGATATTATGTTTAAACCGACAATAACAGAACGTATACCGACAAGGACAGGGCAACT includes:
- the LOC123300486 gene encoding uncharacterized protein LOC123300486; this encodes MKTFLVILFGCLCIMKNGLVKAEEIEAEAEAASTPSTPAYCEEAGLTCFDCETLQSCAEEGDAEPEFTIQCKVQNPNLPYCDKQTGQCVAENVCDPDTEAPEVKECYNNGTRPDPTDCSQYIQCISDGENGFIGTVVKCPQRTQFNAAQGRCITSTQCLSIDRYCNTANAGKLIRYPPYPANYAKCPAANSNEKIIVKLCKGEYVFNQQTAVCEPVCKREGYIANNLNCHAYYNCVRTSNGAYSITSNICPKGYGFNPVTKSCEKMSTCTNVGRSLFLRRKRDLLESLTLSGYYDVL